The Sporomusa termitida genome has a window encoding:
- a CDS encoding PucR family transcriptional regulator produces MISLTQILDQTTPFLPRLIAYENGIHSFTNLSFITRKQQCFNEGILYIGLASQLGELHYVESAAMLLVMDCDQPFAGIALNNMVIVGYPRETDAFQLFNQVKQLFYREWDFLNGSFKLLDIFLKADNLNALAEMIAKFVHNPIQIMDASYHVLAYSRSCKTTDSPWNETNERGYFTYEYVSAIYRHTSFKTLPNDNTPYYNELDISPLRRLISKIYLNDHHLGYLVTLEANQNLAELDNELYKQISNVCAKAILFEKKMRTYKGGERSEYLLTDLLEGTIDSKSVFLSRIRDTHFKKGAVYQLIAIDITKYAHADATDSFLKRSLEALFPRSWSFHYKNHVVVLVETKSDSGILPEARLALEKLCRDNTLCAGLSDAFSVLYNLRLFYSQALSALFTASLLQAAGNIFEYEDYKFYDILLTLRNANKNAPDLKYYCSSTVMQIQAYDKKHGTDYFKTLWTYLNTNKNLIKTAQALYIHKNTAAYRIQKLKELFAIDMENDFAMFKLYYSYLLLTCADFR; encoded by the coding sequence ATGATTTCTTTGACACAAATCCTTGATCAGACAACGCCTTTTCTACCTCGTCTCATTGCTTACGAAAATGGGATTCATTCCTTTACAAACCTTTCTTTTATTACCAGGAAGCAGCAATGTTTTAACGAAGGCATATTATATATTGGCCTTGCCTCGCAGCTTGGTGAATTACATTATGTTGAAAGTGCAGCAATGCTGTTGGTGATGGACTGTGATCAACCTTTTGCGGGTATTGCTTTAAACAATATGGTCATTGTGGGATATCCACGGGAAACAGACGCTTTTCAATTGTTCAATCAGGTCAAACAGTTGTTTTATCGAGAGTGGGATTTTTTAAACGGCTCGTTTAAACTGCTGGATATATTTCTAAAAGCGGATAATCTTAATGCCCTGGCCGAAATGATCGCCAAATTCGTTCATAATCCTATACAGATAATGGATGCAAGCTACCATGTACTGGCCTATTCCCGTTCCTGCAAGACAACGGATTCGCCCTGGAATGAAACGAATGAGCGCGGTTATTTTACCTATGAATACGTTTCGGCAATTTACCGCCATACTTCTTTCAAGACACTTCCTAATGATAATACTCCTTACTATAATGAACTTGACATTAGTCCGCTCCGGCGTCTGATCAGCAAAATCTATTTGAACGATCATCATTTGGGTTATCTCGTAACCCTGGAAGCAAATCAAAATTTAGCGGAGCTTGATAACGAGCTGTACAAGCAGATTAGCAATGTCTGCGCAAAAGCTATTTTATTTGAAAAAAAAATGCGAACTTATAAAGGGGGCGAACGCTCTGAATACCTGTTAACCGACTTGCTGGAAGGCACAATTGACAGCAAAAGTGTATTCTTGAGCAGAATCAGGGATACACACTTCAAAAAAGGCGCTGTTTATCAGCTTATAGCAATTGATATTACTAAATATGCCCACGCTGATGCCACCGACAGTTTTCTCAAACGATCGCTCGAAGCACTTTTTCCGAGATCCTGGTCTTTCCATTATAAAAATCACGTAGTCGTGCTTGTCGAAACGAAAAGTGACAGCGGCATCTTACCCGAAGCGCGGCTGGCGCTTGAAAAACTCTGCCGGGATAATACTCTCTGCGCAGGTCTTAGCGATGCGTTTAGCGTCCTTTATAATCTGCGCCTGTTCTACAGTCAAGCTTTAAGTGCGTTGTTTACTGCATCGCTGCTGCAGGCTGCAGGCAATATTTTTGAATATGAAGATTATAAATTTTACGATATCTTATTGACGCTGCGCAACGCAAACAAGAATGCGCCTGACCTGAAATACTACTGCAGTTCGACGGTTATGCAGATACAGGCCTATGATAAGAAGCATGGGACAGATTATTTTAAAACCTTATGGACGTATCTTAATACCAACAAAAATCTTATTAAGACAGCCCAGGCACTCTATATACACAAAAATACTGCTGCCTATCGCATACAAAAACTTAAGGAACTCTTTGCTATCGATATGGAGAACGATTTTGCGATGTTTAAACTGTATTATTCTTATTTGTTGCTCACTTGTGCTGATTTCAGATAA
- a CDS encoding SLC13 family permease has translation MERTIPAKNMSTTPTTGNTGFYGKIILGLIIMFGFGLLPAPHPITPVGMKLIGIFIGLIYFWGCGELSWPSILGIVAISFYIHDIYPPQGPNPLPAIFKAIEGSAGNWVVAYLVASLLLTYTLNETGIIKRLTLWFMTRTVVKRGPWTYTVALLSTVMFIGLFLDGLVTMIFFLAIAYHMFEKLGYKKGDAYPLMLVIGITFTTNMAFGMTPISHTIVLIGMDVYAHLTGVPIGMLQYMLVGIPAGLVVFALMLLFFRYCVNPDVSNFQNIDYDKLLGERPGPMGLREKMTAWIFGLVVLFWILPGFFDLFAPTLPITKFLHEITILVPTFIGVIVMCVIRVGGKPLLDYEAGFKTIPWGVTTLIMAAMLIGAVLTEKTSGITDYVVSLIMPLVNYGLSPFLLIATLLTLLIVCVNFANHVPMTILMLVVCIPMAATIGIDPLVLGTIIILAAQFGFCVPSSLASIALIYGDPWAKPRKVLLYGLAVMVFSIIGIILIGYPLAVAIMN, from the coding sequence ATGGAAAGAACTATTCCCGCAAAAAACATGTCGACAACTCCGACTACGGGGAATACCGGATTCTATGGAAAAATCATCTTAGGTCTCATAATCATGTTTGGTTTTGGCTTATTGCCGGCGCCGCACCCAATAACACCGGTCGGGATGAAATTGATAGGCATTTTTATTGGCCTGATATACTTTTGGGGCTGCGGCGAACTGAGCTGGCCCAGTATACTCGGCATTGTGGCCATTTCTTTCTATATACATGACATTTACCCGCCCCAGGGTCCTAACCCTCTTCCCGCGATTTTCAAGGCTATTGAAGGTTCAGCAGGCAACTGGGTCGTTGCTTATCTGGTAGCCAGTTTGCTGCTGACATATACGTTAAACGAGACAGGCATCATTAAACGCCTGACCCTCTGGTTCATGACCCGCACTGTCGTTAAGAGAGGGCCCTGGACTTACACGGTAGCACTGCTTTCCACGGTAATGTTTATTGGTCTGTTCCTGGATGGTTTGGTAACAATGATTTTTTTTCTGGCCATCGCCTACCACATGTTTGAGAAACTAGGCTATAAAAAAGGCGATGCTTATCCTCTTATGCTGGTAATTGGGATAACCTTCACAACCAACATGGCCTTCGGCATGACGCCTATTTCCCATACAATCGTCTTAATTGGCATGGATGTATACGCCCACCTTACGGGAGTACCGATCGGTATGCTGCAGTATATGCTGGTAGGCATTCCTGCCGGCCTCGTCGTATTTGCCTTAATGCTCCTGTTCTTCCGCTACTGCGTAAACCCGGATGTAAGTAATTTTCAAAATATCGACTATGACAAACTCCTGGGGGAAAGACCCGGCCCGATGGGACTCCGGGAGAAAATGACAGCCTGGATTTTTGGCCTGGTCGTTCTTTTTTGGATATTGCCCGGGTTTTTCGATCTATTTGCCCCCACATTACCGATTACAAAATTTCTCCATGAAATAACGATACTAGTGCCAACATTCATCGGCGTTATTGTCATGTGTGTAATAAGGGTTGGCGGCAAACCGCTCTTGGATTACGAAGCCGGCTTCAAAACCATTCCCTGGGGGGTTACGACACTAATCATGGCCGCCATGCTCATTGGTGCTGTTCTGACCGAAAAGACATCAGGTATTACAGATTATGTTGTTAGTCTCATTATGCCGCTTGTAAACTATGGTTTGTCTCCTTTTCTACTGATCGCTACCCTGCTGACCCTACTCATCGTGTGTGTCAATTTTGCCAACCATGTCCCCATGACCATTTTAATGCTGGTCGTGTGTATCCCCATGGCGGCAACAATAGGTATTGATCCGCTGGTGTTGGGTACAATTATTATTCTTGCCGCCCAATTTGGCTTCTGCGTTCCGTCATCGTTGGCCTCCATCGCTCTCATCTACGGCGATCCTTGGGCTAAGCCACGAAAAGTGTTGCTATATGGACTAGCCGTTATGGTGTTCTCTATTATCGGCATAATCCTGATCGGATATCCTCTGGCAGTAGCTATCATGAATTAA
- a CDS encoding uroporphyrinogen decarboxylase family protein, giving the protein MTAEERIVAAINLQPVDRIVCAPIIEQYAGQFAGLTNKEYMTDWDKAMAAVQKVWETYPVWDCNSWMLCGRFASVAHKCGPGQMRLPGEGLDDNAQYQIIEFEAMNRDDYAIIKAKSFDEYRLTFLERCHKTTREEVLAGIKESARLRADEIARTLARGQSSCYGFIIGTFPFEAFSIMRSLEKFYKDMFQMGGELEEILTKATKDLLASAIPAIKATGVNRVFVGGVRGCGQFISLKHFERFVWPNLKYFLNTLIENDIVPILHYDGDWTKNLEYFLELPKGKFVLELDSATDLFKAHDILKDHCAIMGDVSAALFTVASPSELDEYARKLITTFRKSGASLIYSSGCNVPINAKHENVKAFFEAVEKYGRFD; this is encoded by the coding sequence ATGACAGCAGAAGAAAGAATTGTTGCGGCGATAAATCTGCAACCGGTGGACCGGATCGTTTGTGCGCCGATTATTGAACAATATGCCGGTCAGTTTGCGGGCCTTACTAACAAAGAGTACATGACAGATTGGGATAAGGCCATGGCGGCAGTCCAAAAAGTGTGGGAAACATACCCGGTATGGGATTGTAACTCCTGGATGCTGTGCGGGCGTTTTGCTTCGGTTGCCCATAAGTGCGGTCCCGGCCAGATGCGCCTGCCGGGCGAAGGACTGGATGATAACGCCCAGTATCAGATTATCGAATTTGAGGCTATGAACCGGGATGATTACGCCATCATCAAAGCAAAAAGCTTTGATGAGTACCGCCTGACTTTCCTGGAACGGTGCCATAAAACCACCAGAGAAGAGGTGCTGGCAGGGATAAAAGAGTCTGCCAGGCTGAGGGCCGATGAAATTGCCCGAACTTTGGCGCGCGGACAAAGTTCGTGTTACGGCTTTATTATCGGCACATTCCCCTTTGAAGCATTTTCTATTATGCGGTCCCTCGAAAAGTTTTATAAAGATATGTTTCAAATGGGGGGGGAACTGGAGGAAATACTGACCAAAGCGACCAAAGACCTGCTGGCCAGTGCCATTCCGGCTATTAAAGCCACCGGCGTCAACCGGGTATTTGTAGGCGGCGTCAGAGGCTGCGGGCAGTTCATTTCCCTGAAGCATTTCGAACGGTTTGTATGGCCTAATTTGAAATATTTCCTTAATACCCTGATTGAAAATGATATTGTTCCCATTCTCCATTATGACGGTGACTGGACGAAGAATCTGGAGTATTTCCTGGAACTGCCTAAAGGAAAATTCGTACTGGAACTCGATAGTGCCACCGATCTGTTCAAGGCTCACGACATCCTGAAGGATCACTGCGCCATTATGGGTGATGTATCAGCCGCGCTGTTTACCGTAGCGTCTCCCAGTGAACTTGATGAGTATGCCAGGAAGCTCATCACTACTTTCCGTAAAAGCGGCGCCAGCCTGATTTATTCATCCGGCTGCAATGTGCCAATTAATGCCAAACATGAAAATGTCAAAGCTTTTTTTGAAGCAGTGGAGAAATATGGCCGGTTCGACTGA
- a CDS encoding MFS transporter, which translates to MRTVAVNEIIDQGKFNKFYKNVLFVSMLTAIFDGFDLNVFSLVVPQLMADWNLTPAQVGLLGSYGFVGMIAGSFLAGPLSEKIGSKRAMMLATATYCIFTTAVGFADNFNEFALCRVIAGLGLASAYPLAIAHVSEYSPKAIRSRLCVWVTSGQGAGTLIATLTGLALLSTYGWRVMFYVAAIPVFLVILQHYLPESMGYLLRKGRKEEVARVLSQAEPGFTPRPDDEYQLSGFNAGKSDVTALFRDGLARNTIFLWIGNIFLYIFTFGVLVWLPKLMTLQGWSLNFSLWFTLTWNAGFILGIPLWGWSQDKFGGKKTFLIIAACLLVLVSSLGQLSNAAVLSVVLFLTGACQHGIMGVAASYFAQNYPISCRATGVTWAFGVGRLGGIIGPLVVGALLTYNVPVPLDFVLFSIIPLISASLFYFTTDHAWQGNAANTALSQSK; encoded by the coding sequence ATGCGGACAGTAGCGGTTAATGAGATTATTGACCAGGGAAAATTTAACAAATTCTACAAAAATGTTTTGTTTGTAAGCATGCTGACGGCCATCTTTGACGGCTTTGACCTTAATGTTTTCTCCCTTGTTGTTCCCCAACTGATGGCGGACTGGAACCTGACACCGGCCCAGGTTGGCTTGCTGGGCAGTTACGGATTTGTAGGCATGATTGCCGGCTCCTTCCTCGCCGGACCCTTGTCGGAAAAGATAGGCAGTAAAAGAGCAATGATGCTGGCAACGGCAACTTATTGTATTTTTACGACCGCCGTAGGCTTTGCCGATAACTTTAACGAGTTTGCCCTGTGCCGGGTTATAGCCGGCTTGGGCCTGGCCAGTGCTTACCCGCTGGCTATCGCCCATGTATCGGAATATTCCCCCAAAGCGATCAGGAGCCGTTTATGCGTATGGGTCACTTCCGGGCAGGGGGCGGGAACGTTAATTGCCACACTGACAGGGCTGGCGCTGTTAAGTACCTATGGCTGGCGGGTTATGTTCTATGTGGCGGCCATTCCCGTTTTCCTGGTTATTCTGCAGCATTATCTGCCGGAATCAATGGGCTACCTGTTGAGGAAAGGCCGGAAGGAGGAAGTGGCCCGGGTATTGTCCCAGGCAGAGCCTGGTTTTACACCGCGTCCTGATGATGAGTATCAGCTAAGCGGCTTCAATGCCGGCAAGAGTGATGTTACCGCTTTGTTCCGCGACGGTCTGGCACGCAATACGATTTTTCTTTGGATCGGTAACATATTTCTGTATATTTTCACCTTCGGTGTATTGGTGTGGCTGCCTAAGCTGATGACGCTGCAGGGCTGGTCCCTGAATTTCAGCCTGTGGTTTACACTGACCTGGAATGCCGGGTTCATTCTGGGTATCCCGCTCTGGGGCTGGTCCCAGGACAAGTTCGGCGGCAAGAAGACATTTCTGATTATTGCAGCCTGCCTGCTGGTGCTTGTAAGCAGTTTAGGGCAGTTGTCCAATGCCGCTGTGCTGTCGGTGGTTTTGTTTCTTACCGGTGCCTGCCAGCATGGAATTATGGGGGTAGCCGCATCGTATTTCGCGCAAAACTATCCGATAAGCTGCCGCGCCACCGGCGTAACCTGGGCTTTTGGCGTAGGGCGTCTTGGCGGCATTATCGGCCCCCTTGTAGTTGGCGCGCTCCTAACCTATAATGTGCCGGTACCGCTGGATTTTGTCTTGTTTTCAATAATCCCTTTGATTAGCGCTTCCCTGTTTTATTTTACTACCGATCACGCCTGGCAGGGTAACGCTGCCAATACTGCATTGAGCCAGTCTAAATAA
- a CDS encoding 4Fe-4S dicluster domain-containing protein — translation MRLGIAIDSRLCMSCYCCYMACKDEHCGYASALSAPQPMMGHFWLDIREWERGDSSRKIKTATVPTPCSHCQEPACMAAAANGAVYKRPDGIVIIDPVKSKGQKAIVDACPIGAVYWNEELAIPQKCTMCAELLDASGYLTHLGDPQLKVPRCVEACPNNALIFGDLDDPESAIARVIAENRITQLEPLAGRATNVVHLNIPTVFLAGTVYYPRELEEVCSGARVQVTCSETGETRETETNYFGDWEIEWLPKHKQVAIRITLAGYKPVTYTAFTDADHYVGMTYLAKE, via the coding sequence ATGAGATTAGGAATTGCGATAGACTCGCGCCTGTGCATGTCCTGCTACTGCTGCTACATGGCCTGCAAGGATGAGCATTGTGGCTATGCTTCCGCGCTGTCCGCGCCGCAGCCGATGATGGGCCACTTCTGGCTGGATATCCGTGAATGGGAACGGGGTGACAGTTCGCGCAAAATTAAAACGGCAACCGTGCCGACCCCCTGTTCCCATTGCCAGGAACCGGCCTGCATGGCAGCCGCGGCGAATGGCGCGGTATATAAGCGGCCCGATGGTATTGTCATTATTGATCCTGTTAAGTCCAAGGGCCAGAAGGCCATTGTCGATGCCTGCCCCATTGGCGCAGTCTACTGGAACGAGGAGCTGGCAATCCCGCAAAAGTGCACCATGTGCGCCGAACTGCTGGATGCTTCCGGTTATTTGACCCATTTAGGCGATCCACAGCTTAAGGTTCCCCGCTGCGTAGAGGCCTGCCCCAACAACGCCTTGATTTTTGGCGATCTGGACGACCCTGAGAGCGCCATCGCCAGAGTAATTGCTGAGAATCGCATTACCCAACTGGAGCCGCTGGCAGGCCGAGCTACGAATGTAGTGCACCTAAATATTCCCACGGTATTTCTCGCCGGTACCGTTTATTATCCCCGCGAGCTGGAGGAGGTCTGCAGCGGCGCCAGGGTGCAGGTGACCTGCAGCGAGACCGGTGAAACCCGGGAGACCGAGACAAACTACTTTGGCGACTGGGAAATCGAATGGCTGCCCAAGCACAAGCAGGTCGCTATCAGGATTACTTTGGCCGGCTATAAGCCGGTCACATACACCGCCTTTACCGACGCCGACCACTATGTGGGCATGACCTATCTCGCAAAGGAATAA
- a CDS encoding molybdopterin-dependent oxidoreductase encodes MVEKVTHSICVGGPIAIHTVDGVIRRIRPIIFDETAPPGWVIKARGREYTPYRKATTTLIALTEKNRAYAYDRIRYPMIRADFVETPDGQNRNTENRGKSGYRRATWDEALELVAREIERVQTTYGKESVTAITGSHHSWGLLGYKLSAFARFFRMLGYTQIMDNPDSWEGFTWGAPHTYGYYWRLGGSETFDLLEDALQNVETMIMWSHDPDTTRGGYAANESTMWRRWLDDMGVQFIYIDPFNNFSAVKQADKWLAPRPGTDAALCEGIAYVWLTEGTYDKEYIARHAHRFDEWADYILGKGVDRTPKTPKWCEAETGIPAADIKALARRWASTRTMGGSGLRGGFGGVCRTANGTEFARLMVQLFAMQGMGKPGQNIWTGTTGAPMDYNFWFGGYSDPLAQIANQPIADRTAVNCVTQKLYRPNLPDAILDGHYEWHGEGFCGGGIDLEFTEHVYPEPGCSKVHLFYRYGGTFMGTMLDTNKWVRMYKSPELEFVVNQDIHFHGEARFADVILPACTNLERYDIGEFCNSGNGGYQSHSQTGCNWQIVVFQDKAIEPLWESRSDYWIFSQLAAKLGWGEEYTEGRSELDWCKRFWEKSDLCDRISWEDFIKKGYYVAGVPADWERHYGFRWFAEGYPCDTPNHKPCQEEGKLGTFTGKFEFVSESLLHWAPHDETRTPIATYKYSWEGHHSLKARKYPFHLISPHPRFDYHTQHNSSTPWLWEIPENRRYINGNPYLIARIHPQKAAEKGIKDGDLVLLFNERGSVVCVARVTYRVEENTIHAYGSSGIYNPVAPGETAMDIGGCVNLLTPGKLIGSMVPGMAPNSTLMDICKYEGPLPAGQCFEYKLDAVALAADPESATCKEIIEGHGFESIQAKVREEYLKKGAAAR; translated from the coding sequence GTGGTTGAAAAAGTTACCCACAGCATATGTGTCGGCGGGCCTATTGCCATACACACAGTTGATGGTGTTATCCGGCGCATCAGGCCAATCATCTTTGACGAAACCGCCCCCCCGGGCTGGGTTATTAAAGCGCGGGGCCGGGAATACACACCCTATCGCAAAGCCACAACGACGCTTATCGCCCTGACTGAGAAAAACCGGGCCTATGCCTATGACCGTATCCGGTATCCGATGATCCGCGCGGATTTTGTGGAAACGCCGGATGGACAGAACCGCAATACCGAGAACCGGGGGAAATCGGGCTATCGCCGTGCCACCTGGGATGAGGCGCTGGAGCTTGTGGCCCGCGAGATCGAGCGGGTGCAGACTACCTATGGCAAAGAATCGGTTACCGCTATTACCGGCTCCCATCATTCCTGGGGCCTGTTGGGTTATAAGCTGTCCGCTTTTGCCCGTTTCTTCCGGATGCTGGGGTACACCCAGATTATGGATAATCCTGACTCCTGGGAAGGCTTTACCTGGGGTGCGCCCCACACCTACGGCTATTACTGGCGCCTGGGGGGCAGCGAGACTTTTGACCTCTTGGAAGATGCCCTGCAGAACGTGGAGACTATGATCATGTGGTCTCATGACCCCGATACCACCCGGGGCGGCTATGCGGCCAACGAGTCTACGATGTGGCGGCGCTGGCTGGACGATATGGGCGTGCAGTTCATCTATATCGACCCCTTCAACAACTTCTCGGCGGTTAAGCAAGCCGACAAGTGGCTTGCTCCCCGGCCCGGCACCGATGCCGCCCTTTGTGAAGGCATCGCGTATGTGTGGCTGACCGAGGGTACCTATGACAAAGAATACATTGCCAGGCACGCCCACCGCTTTGATGAATGGGCTGACTACATCCTGGGCAAGGGCGTGGACCGTACTCCCAAGACCCCTAAGTGGTGCGAAGCCGAGACCGGAATTCCCGCCGCCGACATCAAGGCGCTGGCCCGCCGCTGGGCTTCGACCAGGACAATGGGCGGCAGCGGTCTCCGGGGCGGCTTTGGCGGCGTATGCCGTACTGCCAATGGCACCGAGTTTGCCCGCCTGATGGTTCAGCTTTTTGCCATGCAAGGCATGGGCAAGCCCGGGCAGAACATCTGGACCGGTACAACCGGCGCCCCCATGGACTATAACTTCTGGTTTGGCGGCTATTCCGACCCGCTGGCCCAGATTGCCAACCAGCCCATTGCCGACCGTACCGCAGTCAATTGTGTAACCCAGAAGCTCTACCGTCCTAACCTGCCTGACGCCATTCTTGATGGCCATTATGAGTGGCATGGTGAAGGCTTCTGCGGCGGCGGGATTGACTTGGAGTTTACCGAACACGTTTATCCCGAACCAGGGTGCAGCAAGGTGCATTTATTCTACCGCTATGGCGGCACTTTCATGGGCACCATGCTGGATACCAACAAATGGGTCCGTATGTATAAAAGCCCGGAACTGGAGTTTGTGGTCAATCAGGACATCCATTTCCACGGTGAGGCCCGGTTTGCCGATGTCATCCTGCCTGCCTGCACCAACCTGGAGCGCTATGATATCGGCGAGTTCTGCAACTCAGGCAACGGCGGCTACCAGTCCCATTCCCAGACCGGCTGCAACTGGCAAATCGTAGTATTTCAGGACAAGGCCATTGAGCCGCTGTGGGAATCGCGGTCTGATTACTGGATATTTTCCCAACTGGCGGCAAAGCTGGGCTGGGGCGAGGAGTACACCGAGGGCCGCAGCGAGCTGGACTGGTGCAAACGGTTTTGGGAGAAATCGGACCTGTGCGACAGGATTTCCTGGGAAGATTTTATCAAAAAAGGCTATTATGTGGCCGGTGTCCCGGCAGACTGGGAGCGTCACTACGGCTTCCGCTGGTTTGCCGAGGGCTATCCCTGCGACACTCCGAACCATAAGCCCTGCCAGGAGGAGGGCAAGCTCGGCACCTTTACCGGCAAGTTCGAGTTTGTTTCCGAGTCCCTGCTGCACTGGGCGCCCCACGATGAGACCCGTACTCCTATCGCCACTTATAAATATAGCTGGGAAGGACATCATTCGCTGAAGGCGCGCAAGTATCCGTTCCATCTTATTTCCCCACATCCCCGCTTTGATTACCATACCCAGCATAACTCATCCACGCCCTGGTTATGGGAGATTCCGGAAAACCGCCGCTATATTAACGGTAATCCATATTTAATCGCTCGCATCCATCCGCAGAAGGCCGCAGAAAAAGGCATCAAGGATGGGGACCTGGTGTTGTTGTTCAACGAGCGCGGCAGCGTAGTTTGCGTGGCGCGCGTTACCTACCGCGTAGAAGAGAATACCATCCATGCCTACGGCTCATCCGGTATTTACAATCCAGTGGCGCCGGGAGAGACCGCAATGGATATCGGCGGCTGCGTTAACCTGCTTACGCCGGGCAAACTCATCGGCAGTATGGTTCCCGGCATGGCACCCAATTCCACCCTGATGGATATCTGCAAGTACGAAGGCCCGCTGCCCGCCGGCCAGTGCTTCGAATACAAGCTGGACGCGGTTGCCCTGGCTGCCGACCCGGAGTCGGCGACTTGTAAGGAAATCATTGAGGGTCACGGTTTTGAATCGATCCAGGCTAAGGTACGGGAAGAATATCTGAAGAAGGGAGCTGCAGCAAGATGA
- a CDS encoding methyl-accepting chemotaxis protein — MSKTTEEIFAAFHTIAPYLPSFFDEDVNIVLADREQHLLFLQNPNLPSPNKVGDPILKGTSIYEALQQEKAVTLKIGKDIFGFAVRGTGIPLKDGDGNVIGAIGIARSLKQQDQISEISQNVSAALQQISAGISTITTGVQDTAGMSKSILEKIGMTHSETKNSDSILNVIQNIASQTNLLGLNAAIEAARAGEQGRGFSVVAEEIRKLSVSSTASIKQVGETIKKIQDHVQEVAAEIANENITFQEQAAALQQITASIEELSATAAILEKIAQNY; from the coding sequence ATGTCAAAAACGACTGAGGAGATTTTTGCAGCTTTTCATACAATTGCCCCCTATTTGCCCAGCTTCTTTGACGAGGATGTAAATATCGTTTTAGCCGACCGGGAACAGCACTTATTATTTTTGCAGAATCCCAATTTACCTTCTCCCAATAAAGTGGGTGATCCAATACTTAAAGGCACATCGATTTACGAGGCTTTGCAGCAGGAAAAAGCAGTTACCCTGAAGATCGGCAAAGATATTTTTGGCTTCGCGGTGCGGGGAACCGGCATTCCTCTTAAAGACGGCGACGGTAATGTAATCGGGGCCATTGGGATTGCCAGAAGCCTTAAGCAGCAAGACCAAATTTCTGAAATATCACAAAATGTTTCAGCCGCGCTCCAGCAAATCTCGGCCGGTATCAGCACTATAACCACCGGTGTCCAGGACACTGCCGGTATGAGTAAATCAATATTGGAAAAGATTGGCATGACCCATAGTGAAACAAAAAATTCTGACAGCATTCTTAATGTTATCCAGAATATTGCCAGTCAAACCAATCTTTTAGGACTTAACGCGGCGATTGAAGCAGCCAGAGCCGGTGAGCAGGGCCGGGGCTTCAGCGTTGTGGCGGAAGAAATCAGGAAATTATCGGTGTCCAGTACTGCCAGTATAAAACAAGTTGGTGAAACTATTAAAAAAATTCAGGATCATGTTCAGGAAGTTGCCGCTGAAATCGCCAATGAAAACATCACCTTTCAGGAACAGGCGGCAGCATTACAGCAAATTACGGCCTCAATTGAAGAATTAAGTGCTACGGCAGCAATATTAGAAAAAATTGCCCAAAACTATTAG